The Malus sylvestris chromosome 14, drMalSylv7.2, whole genome shotgun sequence genome segment GGTAGCTTGGAGATAGATTTACCTATGATGCAACTGAAAGAACTGTTCAACGTTAATCATTTTATTGTCAGTCAGGCAAATCCTCATATTGCACCATTGTTGAGGCTAAAGGAATTTGTGAGAGCTTGTGGAGGAAACTTTGCTGCTAAGGTATTGTTTGATGGACCTCAATACAGATCCTTTTGACATTTAtgattttatccaattttttttgcttctctcgctgtcttttttttttttttttttttttgataattaGGAATATGAAATGGCTTATGCTTGTCAACATGCAATGAAATGTTGTACGATCATCTAGCACTAAAGGTATCCTCAGCAGCAagccgaaaagaaaaaaaaggtaatcCTCAGTTGGGATAACAGCTGATGCAAAAGCCCTGGATGCGTCACCAAGATGTGGTTAGATTTGTACTGGCTTAAGAATTATTTGTTTTGAACTAAGCTTCAGGCCACATCTTTACGGACTTGTCCGATGCCTTTGCAAAAAGCATTCTTGATCAATTGAATTAGTCTGTCATCTTGGTTAATTAGCAAGCACCTTATTGACAGTGTAGGAACATTAAGCTAGAATTTCTTATCATTTGTGCATTGGTTGTAATATATTCTTTGGATTCTTTTCAGTCTGTTACATGATTTTGTTACGTTGACATTCTGATGAGATGAATATTAATCCATTTTAGTATTTAACTATGTAGCTTGCTCATCTTGCTGAAATGGAGGTGAAGCATAGATGTAATCAGATCCTGGAACTTGGTTTTCCATTAGGTGGACTTGCCAAGCTGTTCGCTCAAGATTGGGAGGGTGACGTTACTGTTGTTATGCCAGCTACACTTGCTCAGGTACGCGGAGAAAATAATGATTATGATGGTCAGAGTATCGGCTAGGCATTAACTACTGAATTAGGTGCTCGTTGTTTCCATGGAACCATACTTACAGTTCTTTCTAAAACTTCGGTTAAAGTATTTGATAACTACATTGAAGATTGATCACAGTCAACTTTACCAAATTTTGTTAGGGACTATTTTGAAGATATCTTTCTATTTTCTTTAATCATCTGGATCATTTTTAATAATCCTTGATGGAGACTAACTAGCGTTTTGTTTTTCTGACATATTTaccagtactctaaaattatacaAAACCCAACACATATTGAGCTTCAAAAGGCAGCCAACCAAGGTAGAAGGTGCACTTGGGAGAAGCTCTCGGCCATAAAAGCAAACTGTGGCATTGAGCTTGCTCTTGATGAGTGTGTTGTAATTCTCAACCACATGCGTAGACTCAAAAGGAGTGCAGAAAGAGCTgcggcttcttcttcttctcatgGCCTAGCTAGTACAAACAAATTCAGTGCATCCAGAAGAATTCCGTCTTGGAATTGCATTGCTCGAGAGAATTCAAGTGGTTCCCTTGAAGAAGACCTCATTGGAGATGGTGGTTCCTCATTTCATCATGGTGTTGGCGCATCTACCAGTGGAGTTCATTCTGGTAAAAGCTTTCAAACCCACCGTAATATACATGATGGAAGTGACAGTGAATGCGAGAGCATTGATTTTAATTCCTGGACAAGATCTGGTGGACCCTTGATGAGGACAACATCAGCAAATAAACTCATCGACTTTGTCCAAGATTTGGACATTGATGCTGAATTGAACAGAAGTGTGCTGACTAATCCTAACTCAATGACGCTTCAGATGGGAGGCAATAATCATTACTATCAAAGCCCGAGAGATACAACACCTGAAAGAAGTCCTGAAAGCATAAAATTTGGTAAGAGGGAGTTTGGAAGCATGGTTTCAGCAAATGGTTCTAGCATCACGGTGACTGAAGGTGATCTGTTGCAGCCTGAAAGGATACATAATGGGATTGTATTTAATGTTGTGAAGAAAGAAACATTGTCAAGTAGGAGTAGTAATGACGGGGAAAATTACGGGAGTGAAGAAGCTGAATGTGTGCAACTTGACGTTCTGGAAAATGACATGGACGCTAGGTCTGCATATGAAGATGATGATGCCGATATCACTTCCGCAGCCTTCTTAAATGAAACGGAACCCGATTGCCTGTCAACGGATCAACCTAAGGAAGAAGATTGTAATCATCAGAGCACTGTGGATGGCTAATTTGAAGGTACGTTCTGCTTACGTATTTTATTCGACAATTCGATCCAAAATAAATAATGTAGTTGCTTGAAGCTTACGTTTCAGCGTTGCACTCATTTGCTTCTGCAGTAATTAGTAAAAGAAATTGATCTTGAGCTCTGCATACATGTAGCCCATGACTCTGTAAATTACTTGCTTACACAAGTTTGTACACGATTGTGATTCATATGGATCAATGAATGAAAAAAGGAATACTCTCTGTGCAATAGGAAGTTTTAGAAATATTCTCATGGTCGCTCATCCGTAGATTTAATATCAATATTAGGCCTGGCAAATGGGTCGTGTCTGTtgtgttcgtgtcattttcgtgtaatacatgttatcttaacgggtcgtgttgtgtcacacctgttatcttaacaggttggatcactttacccaacagttaaaatgacccaacccgttatgacccgtttaaaattttttttttccttaaatttgcacaaaccacacattgccacataaatattacttcagaatattaaaacacatttgtcgtttaagtactacatttacacttgaaaataagagcctaataaaaaaaacatccatacactactagtttattacaaaatattaaatgtgcaaggatatgcaaaatgaaagagtttttgttttcaaggttgtgaagcctttctcaaaagtataaaccttgccaatgaaactcaaagtttgcatgttattccttttacaaaatcctcaattttcatctatCTTCATGGggaaattgtattggaactttCGCTTGATCATCATGgggaaattttttgtttataaccgttgaaaagttttgtctcattacttgatctttgaatgcttgttttttacaatttttggcgtatgcgatcttgaagcatatacaaacaagtttgatggttggatcattgaaattagtttcgtagaatgaatatcccatcaaaatgatagatccactaacacttggagtttatttatactttcattaagtataacataaaattttgtgatatccacttgtgtaaatattttaaattgaagatcgaattcattcattgtattcatataggatcaaggagtgtagctgtaaaaaatcatcaaaatcggagttaaaataacagttaaattgtgatttttggtttataaccgtcgaaaagttttgtcccgttacttgatctttgaatgcttgttttttacgatttttggcgtatgcgatctcgaagcatatacaaacaagtttgacggttgaatcgttgaaattagttttgtagaatgaatatcccatcaaaatgatagattcactaacacttggagtttatttatactttcattaagtataacataagattttgtggtatccacttgtgtaaatattttaaattgaaaatcgaattcattcattgtattcatatagggttaaggagtgtaactgtaaaaaaaatcatcaaaatcggagttaaaataaccgttaaattgtgatttttcgtttataaccatcgaaaagttttgtcccgttacttgatctctgaatgtttgtatttttgcgatttttggcgtatgcgatctcaaagcatatacaaacaagtttgacggttggatcgttgaaattagttttagagaattcgtatctcatcaagttcaatgatatatatgtatatacatatatttcttaagtagatttaaatttatttattttgtacgtataagtttataacacttgaaaaattaaatggtatgtatatttaagccgatcGAATGGTCACCAATTTATTTAACATATAGTTTTTAGGgctataaaattgttaaattaatatatatatatatatatatatatatatataattattatagtattttttagggttataaaattataaaattaatattttgcataTCGTGTATCGTGTGATCCACGTGTATACctgaaccaacccgttatcttaacatgtgtttatcgggttacccgataacgacctaATTCGTTATTGTGTCGAcctgaacacctgttaattttgtGTCGTGTTGTGTTGGGTTTATTGGGTAGTGTCAAGAATTGCCAAGCATAATCAATATTTGGAAACAAATTGATGTGCGTTTAATGATTTATCTCAACTCttgatatcaaatcaaatggttgTAACCTTGAATCATGTCAAACCCCCTTAGTTAGAATGAGATTCCAACTCAACACGTTTCCTTTTGAGATTTTGAGAAGAGTTGCTCTTTGGAGAGCACGGTGTGATGAAAGTTGTAAGTTGTGTTTAGGGAGGGAATTATTATTTATCGTTGGCCTGTATGGTAGAATCAGTCAGAGGCCTAAGAAACAGTAATTTACCATGTGACAGATATCAACGGTTCGAGTCTGCTTATCTTTATCTCGCGAATTAGCCGATACCAAGCTATATGATATCATCCAATAACGTTCATGTGAGCAAAAGTTAAGAAACTTGATTGTGGATGGATGATGTCGCATGGAATTTCTTGTCACACCACTTGTGATAAAATATTGCACAACTTTGTCATCCCTAAAACGTATTTCATGTGTTAcacttatttaattttaattatatatctAAATTTAGGCACCAAGGCTTGTCTTGTCCCAAAGGTGAagataaatttatataaaaataacaaaaactgTAACAAGATAAATTCATAAACAGAAGCGCTCaagataatatatataaaagaaagcaataaaatcaCATAGCTTTTGATATTAGCGGTTGAAGCTTTGATTTTAAGAAAGGTGAGCGAAGGTAATGTTACTTCTTCTCGTGGAAACGCTTGAAATgatccttctttctttttcttttggttacAAAAAGTCTAGCGAGATTAGATACTCTCACCATAATGTATATCCACAATTTTGATTCGGAAGGACTTACACATGATAACTAACTGTCAACTaacataaatataaatttaagtataAATTTACAGATCATGCACTAACGAAAACAACTGCTAGCAACGAAAATTAATAGTAGCACCAACGAGAACCGTTAACAATGAGAAAGCAATGAAATCCTTTAGCTGCTAAAATATTAATCTTTGACAAACTAATTGAGTTGTCGTAGGTGCCTCATCTTTTCCTTTCTTGCTTTTATAATGTGTCCAAAGAGGACCGACTTCTTTTCTGGTTCTGCTGCTTCATAATCATAATGGAGAGAGAGGACTTCTTTTCCTAAAAAGGAGAGAGTGGGACTAATGGGTTCCAATTTTCACACGCACAAACATGACATCCAATACCAACGGGGACACCCCTTTTCAAGGTATGAAAGTTCTAGAACCTGAATTGGGATTCCACTTGTAATTATGTATATATCACATACTTAAAAGTATTAAACATTTTAGCATTCTTGGAATATTTTATTGTGTTTCGAGCGTCCGAAGTAATACAAAGTCTTTTCTTCTTTGGATGTGGATTTCATACTACGAAGAAGTTAAAGTTTTACCATAAAACTAATAGAAAATATGAATAGTAACTCGATTGAACTCACACAAGGAGCTTTCTTACCTAATGGCGTTACAGGACGTCGACATTGGCTAGTGAGGAGATTAGGCGGCAATTAAAAGAGATGCTTGAAAAGGTTATGGTTGGCCCAATACATCCTCTTGTGCCTTGCCCCTTTCTCTAAAAGGGTCTTGGTGTCAAAGAAGGATCTAATTACACCACTTTGCCAAAGTAAGCGCatgtaaaattttttttttcttaatgtgGGATTCATACTTTCAGCAAAACAGCAATATAGAAAACATGCTAGAACTAGAAAAATCTCAAGCTATACATGGATTAGCTGGAAAAAATACACAGATTTTTTGGAACCATTCGTGATCGTGTCTTGGAAGGCAGAGAAAAGTAGTGGATAGCAAAGAGTCAAACATCATCAGCTTCTTTATCAATGAATGCAAAATGCAATTAAAATACAATATGCGTCGTGTGGATGGTGTCAGTGTGTAGCATGTGTGGGGGTTGGTCCAACATTGCCCACTGAGTTTGGGGAAATTAGGACGACGTGGGTTCAGTTGTCAAAAATATAAAGTACTCGCCGTCTCCCCCAAAGGCCAAAAGGTCGCATCACAGAGAAACTAGAATTGAATATCCAGTTGTGTGCTGTGCGCCTCGGTTTCTCCTGTTGTCTCCGCGTGCGGCCCATCTAATTTATTTAACCATCAGTCGGCGCTCAAGCTGCTAATTCCATCGTTTTCACCTCTCGCCTATATTGTGGAAActcaaaattatt includes the following:
- the LOC126598443 gene encoding triacylglycerol lipase SDP1-like — its product is MDISNEASVEPFPIGPSTIVGRTIAFRVLFCKSMSHLRHQIFRICLSLVYRFKNFLAPMFSWLHPRNPQGILAMVTIIAFLLKRYTNVKVKAEMAYRRKFWRNMMRTALTYEEWAHAARMLDKEAPKMNESDLYDEEVVRNKLQELHHRREEGSLRDIMFCMRADLVRNLGNMCNPELHKEKLHVPKLIKEYIHEVSTQLRMVCDSDSEELSLEEKLAFMHETRHAFGRTALLLSGGASLGSFHVGVVKTLVEHKLLPRIIAGSSVGSIMCSVVATRSWPELQSFFEDSWHSLQFFDQMGGIFTVVKRVMTRGAVHEIRQLQMMLRHLTSNLTFQEAYDMTGRILGITVCSPRKHEPPRCLNYLTSTYPSPHVVIWSAVTASCAFPGLFEAQELMAKDRSGEIVPYHPPFNLGPEEGSMPVRRWRDGSLEIDLPMMQLKELFNVNHFIVSQANPHIAPLLRLKEFVRACGGNFAAKLAHLAEMEVKHRCNQILELGFPLGGLAKLFAQDWEGDVTVVMPATLAQYSKIIQNPTHIELQKAANQGRRCTWEKLSAIKANCGIELALDECVVILNHMRRLKRSAERAAASSSSHGLASTNKFSASRRIPSWNCIARENSSGSLEEDLIGDGGSSFHHGVGASTSGVHSGKSFQTHRNIHDGSDSECESIDFNSWTRSGGPLMRTTSANKLIDFVQDLDIDAELNRSVLTNPNSMTLQMGGNNHYYQSPRDTTPERSPESIKFGKREFGSMVSANGSSITVTEGDLLQPERIHNGIVFNVVKKETLSSRSSNDGENYGSEEAECVQLDVLENDMDARSAYEDDDADITSAAFLNETEPDCLSTDQPKEEDCNHQSTVDG